The Delphinus delphis chromosome 2, mDelDel1.2, whole genome shotgun sequence genome contains a region encoding:
- the MEIG1 gene encoding meiosis expressed gene 1 protein homolog, which produces MASSDVKPKSVSHAKKWSEEIENLYRFQHAGYRDEIEYKQVKQVAMVDRWPETGYVKKLQRRDNTFYYYNRQRECDDKEVHKVKIYAY; this is translated from the exons ATGGCTAGTTCTGACGTGAAACCAAAATCAGTAAGTCATGCCAAAAAGTGGTcagaagagatagaaaatctgTACAGATTTCAACACGCAGGATATCGAGATGAAATTGAATATAAACAAGTGAAGCAAGTTGCTATG GTAGATCGTTGGCCAGAGACAGGATATGTGAAGAAACTTCAGAGACGGGACAATACTTTCTATTACTACAACAGACAGAGGGAATGTGATGACAAGGAAGTCCACAAAGTGAAAATTTATGCTTACTAG